A window from Pseudomonas alloputida encodes these proteins:
- a CDS encoding TIGR03752 family integrating conjugative element protein: MRSNGLLKWLMIPVALLVLFVAIRLFSGGSTSTQPAADAGAQLTPEEMKALGIEGDTPRDTVATLVAQVKQLRTELQTTLLDNKSQREENQRLRQRENAIDQRINSALETERSNLRRDQQQAASERQQTEGLLADLQRRLEGIGGRGGGHADLPVGLGLRNGDEAGMEGGVRWVEPDDAKPTDGRNGSRGTGGGMSFPTSFGPAQSTLETTAQTVANAGARAAGVKSAKPVYTVPTNSTLMGSVAMTALIGRVPIDGTVNDPYPFKVLVGPDNLTANGIDIPDVAGAVFSGTASGDWTLSCVRGQVRSITFVFHDGTIRTIPEDREGNQQNNQQRDGLGWISDPYGIPCVSGERRSNAQQYLGSQALITAAGAGVASLIDSDSGQMSYVGADGSIGSVGISGNEAVGRILAGGVRDMADWVNKLYGQAFAAVYVQPGAKVAVHLEKPLAIDFDPEGRKVDHRAGESHALELE; encoded by the coding sequence ATGCGCAGTAACGGACTCCTGAAGTGGCTGATGATCCCCGTGGCCCTGTTGGTGCTGTTCGTCGCCATCCGGCTGTTCTCCGGTGGGAGCACGTCGACACAGCCCGCAGCCGATGCCGGCGCCCAGCTCACGCCCGAGGAGATGAAGGCGCTGGGCATCGAGGGCGATACCCCCCGCGATACCGTGGCGACCCTGGTGGCGCAGGTGAAGCAATTGCGCACCGAGCTTCAGACCACGCTCTTGGACAACAAGTCTCAGCGCGAAGAGAACCAGCGCCTGCGCCAGCGCGAGAACGCCATCGACCAGCGCATCAATTCGGCGCTGGAGACCGAGCGCTCCAACCTGCGCCGCGACCAGCAGCAGGCAGCCAGCGAGCGCCAGCAGACCGAGGGACTGCTCGCCGACCTGCAGCGGCGCCTGGAAGGCATCGGCGGGCGCGGCGGCGGCCACGCCGATCTACCCGTGGGCCTGGGGCTGCGTAACGGCGACGAGGCAGGCATGGAAGGCGGCGTGCGCTGGGTCGAGCCGGACGACGCGAAGCCCACTGATGGGCGTAACGGCAGTCGTGGCACGGGTGGCGGCATGAGCTTTCCGACGAGCTTCGGCCCCGCGCAGAGCACGCTGGAAACCACGGCACAAACCGTGGCGAACGCGGGCGCCCGCGCCGCAGGCGTCAAGAGCGCCAAGCCGGTCTATACGGTGCCGACCAACTCGACGCTGATGGGATCGGTGGCAATGACGGCGCTGATCGGCCGCGTGCCGATCGACGGTACGGTCAACGATCCGTATCCGTTCAAAGTCCTGGTCGGTCCCGACAACCTCACGGCAAACGGAATTGACATTCCCGACGTGGCGGGCGCCGTGTTTTCCGGCACGGCCTCGGGTGACTGGACGCTCTCTTGCGTGCGCGGCCAGGTGCGCAGCATCACCTTTGTGTTCCATGACGGGACCATTCGGACGATTCCCGAAGACCGCGAGGGCAACCAGCAGAACAACCAGCAGCGCGACGGCCTGGGCTGGATCAGCGACCCCTATGGCATTCCCTGCGTCAGCGGAGAGCGGCGCAGCAACGCCCAGCAGTACCTCGGCTCACAGGCGCTGATCACCGCGGCGGGTGCCGGCGTCGCCTCGCTCATCGACAGCGACAGCGGTCAGATGTCCTACGTGGGCGCCGATGGCTCCATCGGAAGCGTCGGCATCTCGGGCAACGAAGCCGTGGGCCGCATCCTGGCCGGCGGCGTTCGGGACATGGCCGATTGGGTGAACAAGTTGTACGGCCAGGCCTTCGCCGCCGTCTATGTCCAACCCGGCGCAAAGGTCGCCGTCCACCTCGAAAAGCCGCTCGCCATCGATTTCGATCCCGAAGGTCGCAAGGTCGATCACCGTGCAGGAGAAAGCCATGCTCTCGAACTTGAATAA
- a CDS encoding TIGR03750 family conjugal transfer protein has product MSEQQHVRADGTVTFLPHRLNRHPVVVRGLTADELWICCGLSGAAGLLVGAPLSWVFRTIALAPTFVVLGVAFGVFIGGGILRRLKRGRPDTWLYRQLQWRIATRYPLVAGWVGGHVLISRSGFWTTRRSAARGAR; this is encoded by the coding sequence ATGTCCGAGCAGCAGCACGTCCGTGCTGACGGGACGGTCACGTTCCTTCCGCACCGGCTCAACCGCCATCCCGTTGTCGTGCGCGGCCTCACCGCCGACGAGCTGTGGATCTGCTGCGGCCTGTCCGGTGCCGCCGGCCTGCTGGTCGGTGCGCCGCTGTCCTGGGTGTTCCGCACGATCGCGCTCGCGCCCACGTTCGTCGTGCTGGGCGTGGCCTTCGGCGTGTTCATCGGGGGCGGCATCCTGCGTCGCCTCAAGCGTGGGCGTCCCGACACCTGGCTGTATCGGCAACTCCAGTGGCGCATCGCCACGCGCTATCCGCTGGTGGCGGGCTGGGTGGGCGGCCATGTGCTGATCTCACGCTCCGGCTTCTGGACCACCCGAAGGTCTGCTGCAAGGGGGGCACGATGA
- a CDS encoding PFL_4703 family integrating conjugative element protein: MSRFKNEITHLQAHIKTLRLGAGALVIVALVMGGGWWSAPRDLTIHVPPDLRSGSTRKWWEVPPESVYAFTFYVFQTLHRWPTNGEEDYARNLHTLSPYLTPSCQAFLRADYDYRRSTGELRQRVRGIYEIPGRGYGDDPTTRVRVVSDRDWVVTLDISADEYYGAEQVKRALVRYPIKVTRVDIDPARNPFGLVLDCYEGAPQRIGAPEPTRPAPGGLAPQAPQGETP, translated from the coding sequence ATGAGCCGCTTCAAGAACGAGATCACCCATCTGCAGGCGCACATCAAGACGCTTCGCCTGGGTGCTGGCGCGCTGGTCATCGTCGCCCTGGTGATGGGCGGCGGCTGGTGGAGCGCTCCGCGCGACCTGACCATCCACGTCCCGCCTGATCTGCGCTCCGGCAGTACCCGCAAGTGGTGGGAAGTGCCGCCCGAATCGGTCTATGCGTTCACGTTCTACGTGTTTCAGACCCTCCACCGTTGGCCCACGAATGGCGAAGAGGACTACGCACGCAACCTTCACACACTCTCGCCGTATCTCACGCCGTCCTGCCAGGCTTTCCTGCGAGCCGACTACGACTACCGCCGCAGCACGGGTGAGTTGCGCCAGCGCGTGCGCGGCATCTACGAAATCCCGGGCCGTGGCTACGGCGACGACCCTACGACGCGCGTGCGCGTGGTCTCCGACCGCGACTGGGTGGTGACACTGGACATCAGCGCCGACGAGTACTACGGCGCGGAACAGGTCAAGCGCGCCCTGGTGCGCTACCCCATCAAGGTCACGCGCGTGGACATCGATCCCGCCCGCAACCCGTTCGGCCTGGTACTCGACTGCTACGAAGGGGCGCCGCAGCGCATCGGCGCCCCGGAGCCGACGCGCCCGGCGCCCGGTGGTTTGGCTCCGCAAGCGCCCCAAGGAGAAACCCCATGA
- a CDS encoding conjugative transfer ATPase: MRWKLPWPKLTASDADDDEQPDGWQRHVEALRQAGIPEPGTAVHGHRPATVADEQALYDVAPSFAEFLPWVEFLPQSKSMLLEDGQSVAAFYELVPLGTEGREPGWLAHARDALENALQDSFDELDENPWVLQLYAQDEPSFDQYMQTLRDYVQPRARNTAFTEFYLRFFGHHLRAVAKPGGLFEDTVVTRLRWRGQTRRVRMVVYRRATGQANRRGQTPEQMLNIVCDRLCGGLANAGIQARRMAAADVHDWLLRWFNPRPTLLGPGIEDRERFYALARYPDETEDGEIELASGRDFSQRLFFSQPRSDADHGTWHFDGMPHRVLVTDRLRMPPGTGHLTGETRKGDAINTLFDQMPEDTTMCLTMVATPQDILESHLNHLAKKAVGETLASEQTLKDVQEARSLIGSAHKLYRGTLAFYLRGRDEAELDRRGLDLANVMLNAGLQPVREDDEVAPLNSYLRWLPCCYNPSQDRRNWFTQLMFAQHVANLSPAWGRSQGTGHPGNTFFNRGGGPITFDPLNRLDRQMNAHLFLFGPTGSGKSATLNNLLNQVTAIYRPRLFIVEAGNSFGLFSDFAKRLGLTVNRVKLAPGSGISLAPFADARRLIETPSDVQTLDADVLDEDMPPDASAMEADEQRDVLGELEITARLMITGGEDKEEARMTRADRSLIRQCILDAAEHCVAEKRTVLTRDVRNALRERGQDPTLPEMRRVRLLEMADAMDMFCQGTDGEMFDRDGSPWPEADITLVDLATYAREGYNAQLSIAYISLISTVNNIAERDQYLGRPIINVTDEGHIITKNPLLAPYVVKITKMWRKLGAWFWLATQNIDDLPRAAEPMLNMIEWWICLSMPPDEVEKIARFRELSPAQKALMLSARKEAGKFTEGVILSKSLEVLFRAVPPSLYLALAQTEPEEKAERYQLMQQHGISELDAAFKVAEKIDQARGIESPALGLPQ, encoded by the coding sequence ATGCGCTGGAAACTCCCCTGGCCGAAGCTGACTGCATCCGACGCAGACGATGACGAGCAGCCGGACGGCTGGCAGCGCCACGTCGAGGCCCTGCGTCAGGCCGGCATCCCCGAACCCGGCACGGCGGTCCATGGCCACAGGCCGGCGACCGTGGCCGACGAGCAGGCGCTGTACGACGTTGCGCCGTCGTTCGCGGAATTCCTGCCCTGGGTGGAGTTCCTGCCCCAGTCGAAGTCGATGCTGCTGGAAGACGGGCAATCGGTCGCGGCGTTCTACGAGCTGGTGCCGCTGGGCACCGAGGGCCGGGAACCCGGCTGGCTCGCGCATGCCCGCGACGCCTTGGAGAACGCGCTCCAGGACTCGTTCGATGAACTGGACGAGAACCCCTGGGTACTCCAGCTCTACGCCCAGGACGAACCCAGCTTCGACCAGTACATGCAGACCCTGCGCGACTACGTGCAGCCGCGCGCCCGCAATACGGCTTTCACCGAGTTCTACCTTCGCTTCTTCGGACACCACCTGCGCGCGGTAGCGAAGCCCGGCGGGCTGTTCGAGGACACGGTGGTCACACGGCTGCGCTGGCGCGGCCAGACGCGGCGCGTGCGCATGGTCGTCTATCGCCGGGCCACCGGGCAGGCGAACCGCCGCGGCCAGACGCCCGAGCAGATGCTGAACATCGTCTGCGATCGCTTGTGTGGCGGGCTGGCGAACGCCGGCATCCAGGCCCGGCGCATGGCCGCGGCCGACGTCCATGACTGGCTGCTGCGGTGGTTCAACCCGCGTCCCACGCTGCTCGGCCCTGGGATCGAGGACCGCGAACGCTTCTATGCGCTGGCACGCTACCCCGACGAGACAGAAGACGGCGAGATCGAGCTGGCGAGCGGGCGGGATTTCAGCCAGCGGCTTTTCTTCAGCCAGCCACGCTCGGACGCGGATCACGGCACCTGGCACTTCGACGGCATGCCGCATCGTGTGCTGGTCACTGACCGGCTGCGCATGCCGCCCGGCACGGGGCATTTGACTGGCGAAACCCGCAAAGGCGATGCGATCAATACGCTGTTCGATCAGATGCCCGAGGACACGACGATGTGTCTGACCATGGTGGCGACACCCCAGGACATCCTCGAATCGCACCTGAACCACCTGGCGAAGAAGGCAGTCGGCGAAACACTGGCATCGGAGCAGACGCTCAAGGATGTGCAGGAGGCCCGCTCGCTGATCGGCAGCGCGCACAAGCTGTACCGGGGAACACTGGCGTTCTATTTGCGCGGCCGGGATGAAGCCGAACTGGACCGGCGCGGCCTTGATCTGGCGAACGTGATGCTTAACGCCGGTTTGCAGCCCGTGCGCGAGGACGATGAAGTCGCGCCTTTGAACAGTTATCTGCGCTGGCTGCCGTGCTGCTACAACCCGAGCCAGGATCGACGGAACTGGTTCACCCAACTGATGTTCGCCCAGCACGTGGCGAACCTCTCACCGGCCTGGGGCCGCAGCCAGGGCACGGGCCATCCGGGCAATACGTTCTTCAATCGAGGCGGCGGGCCGATCACCTTTGACCCGCTCAACCGCCTGGATCGGCAGATGAACGCGCACCTGTTCCTGTTCGGCCCCACCGGCTCCGGCAAAAGCGCAACGCTCAACAACCTCTTGAACCAGGTCACGGCCATCTACCGGCCGCGCCTCTTCATCGTGGAAGCCGGCAACAGCTTCGGCTTGTTCAGCGATTTCGCCAAGCGCCTGGGCCTGACTGTGAACCGGGTCAAGCTGGCCCCCGGCTCGGGCATCAGCCTGGCGCCGTTCGCCGACGCGCGTCGGCTGATCGAAACGCCGAGCGACGTGCAGACGCTGGATGCCGATGTGCTGGACGAGGACATGCCACCCGATGCATCGGCCATGGAAGCGGACGAGCAGCGCGACGTACTCGGCGAGTTGGAAATCACCGCACGGCTGATGATCACCGGCGGCGAGGATAAAGAAGAGGCCCGGATGACGCGGGCCGATCGCTCGCTCATCCGCCAGTGCATCCTCGACGCCGCCGAGCATTGCGTGGCCGAGAAGCGCACGGTGCTCACGCGCGACGTGCGCAACGCGCTGCGCGAGCGCGGCCAGGACCCAACGCTGCCAGAGATGCGGCGCGTGCGGCTGCTGGAGATGGCAGATGCCATGGACATGTTCTGTCAAGGCACGGACGGCGAAATGTTCGACCGCGACGGTTCGCCGTGGCCCGAAGCCGACATCACCCTGGTCGATCTGGCGACCTATGCCCGCGAGGGCTACAACGCGCAGCTCTCCATTGCCTACATCAGCCTGATCAGCACGGTGAACAACATTGCCGAGCGCGATCAGTACCTGGGCCGCCCGATCATCAACGTCACCGACGAAGGACACATCATCACCAAGAACCCGCTGCTCGCCCCCTACGTGGTGAAGATCACCAAGATGTGGCGCAAGCTGGGGGCCTGGTTCTGGCTCGCCACACAAAACATCGACGACTTGCCGCGCGCTGCAGAGCCCATGCTCAACATGATCGAGTGGTGGATCTGCCTGTCGATGCCGCCCGATGAGGTGGAGAAGATCGCGCGGTTCCGCGAACTCTCGCCTGCGCAGAAGGCGCTGATGCTTTCCGCGCGCAAGGAAGCAGGGAAGTTCACCGAGGGCGTCATCCTCTCCAAGAGCCTTGAAGTGCTGTTTCGGGCCGTGCCACCGAGCCTCTATCTCGCGCTCGCGCAGACCGAACCCGAGGAAAAAGCCGAGCGTTACCAGCTCATGCAGCAACACGGCATCAGTGAACTCGACGCGGCCTTCAAGGTGGCCGAGAAGATCGACCAGGCGCGTGGCATCGAGTCGCCAGCCTTGGGCCTGCCGCAATAG
- a CDS encoding DsbA family protein — protein sequence MKPKRPSIPMPVQALRHRRWPWFVAIGLITLLLIWLVSRAPSEPALQAPAQVSTAQVAGPPWQMGNAQGRFTLTLYADLECPFCRAYFPQLKRWVGANADVALQWHHQPLAAHEPAASAEARLAECAAESGGHAAFWQAIEWIYAHTRSDGLGLPEGLRYPGLNPAVEQCLASERPDRVIRAQAEEATKGGVTATPSIRLQDRQTDQAVVLQGPIEGDALLSAMDMLVAEDAAAPPTTEMPADVVGDMPR from the coding sequence GTGAAACCGAAACGTCCTTCCATTCCTATGCCGGTACAGGCGCTCCGCCATCGGCGCTGGCCCTGGTTCGTGGCGATTGGACTGATCACACTGCTGTTGATCTGGCTCGTGTCCCGCGCACCCAGTGAACCCGCGTTGCAGGCTCCCGCGCAGGTCAGCACCGCGCAGGTGGCCGGGCCTCCCTGGCAGATGGGCAACGCGCAGGGCCGTTTCACGCTGACGCTCTATGCCGACCTCGAATGTCCGTTCTGCCGAGCGTACTTCCCGCAGCTCAAGCGCTGGGTGGGTGCCAACGCGGACGTAGCTCTGCAATGGCACCACCAGCCGCTGGCCGCGCACGAACCGGCCGCCTCCGCCGAGGCACGCCTGGCCGAGTGCGCCGCCGAAAGTGGCGGGCATGCTGCGTTCTGGCAGGCCATTGAATGGATCTATGCGCACACACGTAGCGACGGCTTGGGCTTGCCCGAGGGTCTGCGCTATCCCGGCCTCAACCCAGCCGTCGAGCAGTGTTTGGCCAGCGAGCGACCGGATAGGGTGATTCGCGCTCAGGCCGAGGAAGCCACCAAGGGCGGCGTGACCGCGACGCCTTCGATTCGTCTGCAGGATCGCCAAACCGATCAGGCAGTCGTGTTGCAGGGGCCGATCGAAGGCGATGCACTGCTGTCGGCCATGGACATGCTGGTGGCTGAGGATGCCGCCGCTCCACCGACCACCGAAATGCCTGCCGACGTTGTCGGCGACATGCCCAGGTAG
- a CDS encoding TIGR03757 family integrating conjugative element protein, giving the protein MPASLFRFASGWRTLGLAVALPASLAVFSPATFAADVVVVTDSRHPVKTMGGERLIELDEGQRIEAELSAQLPADPEQATAIVKRRLNNGGAGLQRRIASAYQGVADAWSLGVTSIPAVVVDQRYVVYGEPDVARAVARVAQHRRPQP; this is encoded by the coding sequence ATGCCAGCATCTTTATTCCGCTTCGCATCCGGCTGGCGAACCCTTGGCCTGGCCGTTGCACTGCCGGCATCCTTGGCCGTTTTCAGCCCAGCCACCTTCGCCGCCGATGTGGTGGTCGTCACCGACAGCCGCCACCCGGTCAAGACTATGGGTGGAGAGCGGCTGATCGAGCTGGATGAAGGCCAGCGCATCGAAGCCGAGCTTTCCGCACAGCTGCCCGCCGATCCCGAGCAGGCCACGGCCATCGTCAAGCGCCGCCTGAACAACGGCGGTGCCGGCCTCCAGCGCCGCATCGCTTCCGCATACCAGGGCGTCGCCGACGCCTGGAGCCTGGGCGTCACCAGCATTCCGGCAGTCGTGGTGGATCAGCGTTACGTGGTCTATGGCGAGCCGGACGTGGCCCGTGCCGTCGCGCGCGTTGCGCAACACCGGAGGCCGCAGCCATGA
- a CDS encoding TIGR03751 family conjugal transfer lipoprotein produces the protein MLSNLNKGLALALAVAVLGGCATSKEKLLPHGDSTMMDIWQQNAGDGGGGAGQVARRQLLDARQSLRRPLTEMDVQAAPAEQMRYTRTARNEVYRQFQRLPNPDLVMYVYPHLAGTDPVPVPGYTTVFPLYQRVQYAMPGERVEDY, from the coding sequence ATGCTCTCGAACTTGAATAAGGGCCTGGCGCTGGCCCTTGCCGTCGCGGTGCTCGGCGGCTGCGCCACCAGCAAGGAAAAGCTGCTGCCCCACGGCGACAGCACGATGATGGACATCTGGCAGCAGAACGCCGGTGACGGCGGCGGTGGCGCCGGCCAGGTGGCACGCAGGCAATTGCTCGACGCGCGCCAGAGCCTGCGCCGGCCGCTGACCGAGATGGATGTACAGGCCGCGCCCGCCGAGCAGATGCGCTACACGCGCACAGCGCGCAACGAGGTCTATCGCCAGTTCCAGCGCCTGCCGAATCCCGACCTGGTGATGTACGTGTACCCGCACCTGGCAGGCACGGACCCGGTGCCCGTGCCGGGCTATACGACGGTTTTTCCCTTGTACCAGCGCGTGCAGTACGCCATGCCCGGCGAGCGCGTGGAGGACTACTGA
- a CDS encoding TIGR03749 family integrating conjugative element protein, which produces MKHPVLALLGLLVVVAAPVAHAVEILRWERLPLAVPLRVGQERIVFIDRNVRVGVPAGVGERLRVQSAGGAVYLRASAPIEPTRLQLQDADTGALILLDIAAEPAKDGEAELEPVRIVEGNSTPARYGDQPEGADAPPAHTQNQAGARTARRETPVSVALTRFAAQNLYAPLRTVEALPGVMRVNLRRDMDLTTLMPTLPVRAVALASWRLEDQWVTAVRLTNGSSGWITLDPRVLQGDFLTASFQHEALGPRGTPEDTTVLYLVTRGRGLAQSLLPAIHRFDPAAHLPQPQIETRDNEAADGKETRHAQ; this is translated from the coding sequence ATGAAGCATCCTGTACTCGCACTGCTGGGGCTGCTGGTCGTAGTCGCAGCACCTGTCGCCCATGCGGTGGAGATCCTGCGCTGGGAACGTCTGCCGCTGGCCGTGCCGTTGCGTGTCGGCCAGGAGCGCATCGTGTTCATCGACAGGAACGTCCGCGTGGGCGTGCCTGCCGGCGTGGGCGAACGTCTGCGCGTGCAGAGCGCGGGCGGTGCGGTGTACCTGCGCGCCAGTGCGCCGATCGAACCAACACGGCTGCAACTGCAGGACGCCGACACGGGCGCATTGATCCTGCTGGACATCGCCGCCGAGCCGGCCAAGGACGGCGAAGCCGAGCTGGAGCCGGTGCGCATCGTCGAGGGCAACAGCACCCCGGCGCGCTATGGCGATCAGCCGGAGGGTGCCGACGCGCCCCCGGCGCACACCCAGAATCAGGCAGGCGCGCGGACGGCGCGGCGCGAAACCCCGGTCTCGGTCGCGCTGACGCGCTTCGCCGCGCAGAACCTCTATGCGCCGCTGCGTACGGTCGAGGCGCTGCCGGGTGTCATGCGGGTCAATCTGCGCCGCGACATGGACCTGACCACGCTGATGCCGACGCTGCCGGTGCGCGCGGTCGCGCTCGCGTCGTGGCGGCTGGAAGACCAGTGGGTCACCGCCGTGCGTCTCACCAACGGCAGCAGCGGCTGGATCACCCTCGACCCGCGTGTGCTGCAAGGCGATTTCCTCACGGCCAGCTTCCAGCACGAGGCGCTGGGTCCACGCGGAACGCCCGAGGACACCACCGTTCTGTACCTGGTGACGCGCGGGCGTGGCCTCGCGCAGTCGCTGCTGCCCGCTATCCACCGCTTCGACCCGGCTGCGCATCTGCCGCAGCCGCAAATCGAGACACGGGACAACGAGGCCGCGGATGGCAAGGAGACTCGCCATGCGCAGTAA
- a CDS encoding TIGR03745 family integrating conjugative element membrane protein, with product MQNRILTSRFVQRTTVALGAAALPALSFAQGLPQLENPTRGAGSGIMETIRNYGYDIIMLVALLVVASMFIGVCYHAYGTYAEIHTGRKTWGQFGLTVAIGAVLLVIGIWLLTEATGIL from the coding sequence ATGCAAAACCGCATCCTCACTTCCCGTTTTGTCCAGCGCACCACCGTGGCTCTGGGCGCCGCCGCGCTGCCGGCGCTGTCGTTCGCGCAAGGCCTGCCGCAGTTGGAGAACCCGACCCGGGGCGCCGGCAGCGGCATCATGGAGACGATCAGGAACTACGGCTACGACATCATCATGCTCGTGGCCCTGCTGGTTGTGGCGTCGATGTTCATTGGCGTGTGCTACCACGCCTACGGCACCTACGCGGAAATCCACACTGGTCGCAAAACCTGGGGCCAATTCGGCCTCACGGTCGCCATCGGCGCGGTGCTGCTCGTGATCGGCATTTGGCTGCTCACCGAAGCCACCGGCATCCTGTAA
- the radC gene encoding RadC family protein has translation MSVVINDSCLESLSDISIQNEDWIVQQAIVLLERRVFKAGPRLERPAAVRDYLRLKLVAEPNEIFVVVFMNSMHAVLAVEPMFHGTINATSVYPRVVLQRALQLNAAAVIFAHQHPSGTTEPSNADRLLTEQLKTALALIDVRVLDHFVIGQGAPYSFAESGLL, from the coding sequence ATGTCTGTCGTCATCAATGACTCCTGCCTGGAGTCGCTTTCCGATATTTCTATTCAGAACGAGGACTGGATCGTTCAGCAAGCCATCGTGTTGCTGGAGCGGCGGGTTTTCAAAGCAGGGCCACGTCTTGAGCGGCCCGCAGCGGTCAGGGACTACCTTCGTTTGAAGCTGGTCGCCGAGCCCAACGAAATATTCGTCGTCGTGTTCATGAACAGCATGCACGCCGTGCTGGCCGTGGAGCCGATGTTCCATGGAACGATCAATGCGACCTCGGTTTATCCACGTGTCGTGCTGCAGCGAGCGTTGCAACTGAACGCCGCTGCGGTCATCTTCGCGCATCAGCACCCCTCGGGCACCACCGAGCCATCCAATGCGGATCGGTTGCTGACCGAGCAGTTGAAGACGGCCTTGGCGCTTATCGACGTGCGGGTACTCGACCATTTCGTGATTGGTCAAGGCGCACCGTACTCGTTCGCCGAGTCTGGTCTTTTGTAA